The following are encoded together in the Fusarium keratoplasticum isolate Fu6.1 chromosome 1, whole genome shotgun sequence genome:
- a CDS encoding Ubiquitin-like domain-containing protein, with amino-acid sequence MSGENENGTPGGERAEAPANTEHLNIKVTDNNNEVFFKIKRTTKLEKLMGAFCERQGKALSSVRFLFDGTRVQPTDTPDALEMQDGDTLEVHQEQVGGCSL; translated from the exons ATGTCTGGCGAGAACGAGAACGGCACCCCAGGCGGCGAGCGGGCCGAGGCCCCCGCCAACACGGAGcacctcaacatcaaggtcaccgacaacaacaacgaggtcttcttcaagatcaagcgcaccaccaagctcgagaagctcatgGGCGCCTTTTGCGAGCGACAGGGCAAGGCCCTCAGCTCGGTGCGGTTCCTCTTTGACGGAACGCGTGTCCAGCCCACAGATACCCCCGACGCG CTTGAGATGCAAGACGGCGACACGCTCGAGGTGCATCAGGAGCAGGTGGGCGGATGTTCACTGTAG